The Nocardia arthritidis genome has a window encoding:
- a CDS encoding single-stranded DNA-binding protein — MYETFVTVVGNVVTTPVRRDIGNGEHVVTMRIASNPRRLDYGTGEWLENGAMFVTVTCWRRLGAGVEPSLRRGDPVIAYGQLRSYEYTTRDGGSRRDLELRAYAVGPDLSRCTAQVTRRNFHDGAGADYRAGGSGVAQGESASTASPNTEPESVDTPAPVEA; from the coding sequence GTGTACGAGACATTTGTGACGGTCGTCGGCAATGTGGTGACAACGCCGGTCCGGCGCGATATCGGCAATGGCGAGCACGTGGTGACCATGCGGATCGCCAGCAACCCGCGCCGCCTCGATTACGGCACGGGGGAGTGGCTGGAGAACGGCGCGATGTTCGTGACGGTCACCTGCTGGCGCAGGCTCGGTGCCGGCGTCGAGCCGTCGCTGCGGCGCGGCGATCCGGTCATCGCGTACGGCCAGCTGCGCAGCTACGAATACACCACCAGGGACGGCGGCTCCCGCCGCGACCTGGAACTGCGCGCGTACGCGGTCGGCCCGGACCTGTCCCGCTGTACCGCCCAGGTCACCCGGCGCAATTTCCATGACGGTGCGGGCGCCGACTATCGGGCGGGTGGCAGCGGCGTCGCGCAGGGGGAGTCGGCGAGCACCGCGTCACCGAACACCGAGCCCGAATCCGTCGACACCCCCGCACCCGTCGAGGCCTGA